The Panicum virgatum strain AP13 chromosome 5K, P.virgatum_v5, whole genome shotgun sequence genome has a window encoding:
- the LOC120706472 gene encoding SUN domain-containing protein 1-like — MASPSLAAAATGPASSPLTLDAIPLASRSPPAAAAPRKRPVLLLDTRPHPASPTPPLLSSTAAGAAVAPARRKKPSHPPKPRWQTVLSVAAKNAALLAALLYLGDLAWRWSHPPPPSPPPDRAALEAYAARVDEVQASLARTLRMVQVQLEAIDRKIDGEVGAARADLAALLEERRLALEGALARLDARADELGDALAGLGRMDFVRQDEFEKFWEEVKGSLASGSGSEVDLDQVRALAREIALSEIEKHAADGIGRVDYAVASGGGRVVRHSEPYVPKRGGIFNGWLGGRDADPQKMIQPSFGEPGQCFPLQGGSGFVEIKLKTGIIPEAVTLEHVSKDVAYDRSTAPKDCRVSGWYDETPGETQSGHAAKMAALAEFTYDLDKNNIQTFDVTAPDVGMINMLRLDFTSNHGSSLLTCIYRLRVHGHEPVSPGTAGVLA; from the exons ATGGcgtccccctccctcgccgccgcggccaccggccCCGCGTCCTCCCCGCTAACCCTAGACGCCATCCCCCTCGCCtcccgctcgccgcccgccgccgccgccccgcggaaGCGCCCGGTCCTCCTCCTCGACACCCGCCCGCACCCCGCCTCCCCGACGCCCCCGCtcctctcctccaccgccgccggcgccgcggtcgCGCCCGCGCGGCGGAAGAAGCCCTCCCACCCGCCCAAGCCGCGGTGGCAGACCGTGCTCAGCGTCGCCGCGAAGAAcgccgcgctcctcgccgcgcTGCTCTACCTCGGGGACCTCGCCTGGCGCTGGTCCCACCCGCCcccgccctccccgccgcccgaCCGCGCCGCGCTCGAGGCCTACGCCGCGCGCGTCGACGAGGTCCAGGCCTCCCTCGCCCGCACCTTACGGATGGTGCAGGTGCAGCTCGAGGCCATCGACCGCAAGAtcgacggcgaggtcggcgcCGCCAGGGCGGACCTCGCGGCGCTGCTGGAGGAGAGGCGGCTCGCGCTCGAGGGCGCCCTCGCGCGGCTCGACGCGAGGGCCGACGAGCTCGGCGACGCACTGGCAGGGCTCGGGCGGATGGATTTCGTCAGGCAGGACGAGTTCGAGAAGTTCTGGGAGGAGGTGAAGGGCAGCCTGGCCTCGGGGTCAGGGAGCGAGGTCGATCTGGACCAGGTCCGCGCCCTGGCCAGGGAGATCGCCCTGAGCGAGATTGAGAAGCATGCCGCAGATGGGATCGGCAGGGTCGACTACGCCGTGGCGTCGGGTGGGGGAAGAGTTGTCCGCCACTCGGAGCCCTACGTGCCTAAACGTGGTGGTATCTTCAATGGGTGGCTGGGTGGACGTGATGCTGACCCTCAAAAGATGATTCAGCCCAGCTTTGGGGAGCCTGGCCAGTGCTTTCCCTTGCAGGGTGGCAGTGGGTTCGTGGAGATCAAGCTAAAGACGGGGATAATCCCTGAAGCAGTCACTCTTGAGCATGTCTCCAAG GATGTGGCATATGACAGGTCCACGGCTCCAAAAGACTGCCGAGTGTCCGGATGGTATGACGAGACGCCTGGTGAGACTCAATCAGGTCATGCTGCTAAGATGGCTGCCCTGGCAGAGTTCACATACGACCTGGACAAGAACAATATTCAGACATTTGATGTTACAGCACCAGATGTAGGCATGATCAATATGCTCCGGTTGGATTTCACTTCGAACCACGGAAGCTCACTGCTGACATGTATCTACCGCCTTCGGGTGCATGGCCATGAGCCTGTCTCTCCAGGCACCGCAGGTGTTCTGGCATGA